In Propionimicrobium sp. PCR01-08-3, one DNA window encodes the following:
- a CDS encoding ABC transporter ATP-binding protein, with protein sequence MTAVIEVKNLTKRYKETLAVDDVSFTMEKNAIYGLLGRNGAGKTTVMSILTAQNFATSGDVRIYGEHPYENPRVLARMCFVREGQKYPDDATATHAFKMARLFYPHWDQDFAEELIEDFQLPMKTRIKKLSRGQLSAVGVIIGLASRAEITFFDEPYLGLDAVARQTFYDRLLADYAEVPRTIVLSSHLIDEVANLLEHVIVIDAGRIMMDEATDELRDRAVTVTGASSAVDRFAAGRDVLHRESLGSVSSVTVLGKVSESERAELAAEGIDIGPVSLQQLIVRTSQRSADQRSAETQGALS encoded by the coding sequence ATGACCGCCGTTATCGAGGTGAAGAACCTCACCAAACGCTATAAAGAGACACTCGCTGTCGATGATGTGAGCTTCACCATGGAAAAGAACGCCATCTATGGGCTGCTCGGCCGAAATGGTGCCGGCAAGACCACGGTCATGTCGATTCTCACGGCACAGAACTTCGCCACCAGCGGAGACGTCCGGATCTATGGCGAACATCCCTACGAAAACCCGCGAGTACTCGCCCGGATGTGCTTCGTCCGGGAGGGGCAGAAATACCCGGACGATGCCACCGCGACCCACGCCTTCAAGATGGCGCGGCTGTTCTATCCCCATTGGGATCAAGACTTCGCAGAAGAACTGATCGAAGACTTTCAGCTGCCGATGAAGACCCGGATCAAGAAGCTGTCCAGGGGGCAGCTGTCTGCTGTCGGCGTCATCATCGGACTGGCCTCCCGGGCGGAGATCACGTTCTTCGATGAGCCCTATCTGGGGCTGGACGCGGTCGCCCGGCAGACCTTCTACGATCGGCTGCTGGCCGATTACGCCGAAGTCCCGCGCACCATCGTCCTGTCCAGTCACCTGATCGACGAGGTCGCGAACCTGCTCGAGCATGTCATCGTCATCGATGCCGGACGCATCATGATGGACGAGGCCACCGATGAGCTGCGGGATCGCGCCGTGACCGTAACCGGAGCCAGCAGCGCCGTCGACAGGTTCGCCGCCGGCCGCGATGTGCTGCATCGCGAGAGCCTGGGATCGGTCAGCAGCGTCACCGTGCTCGGCAAGGTCTCCGAGTCGGAACGTGCCGAACTCGCCGCCGAGGGGATCGATATCGGCCCGGTGTCGCTGCAGCAACTCATCGTCCGCACCTCCCAACGCAGTGCCGACCAGCGCAGCGCCGAGACCCAAGGAGCCCTGTCATGA
- a CDS encoding PaeR7I family type II restriction endonuclease: protein MPPDFRWNAPIELFWDVRHQQTQRQVDAGLVDAGTRGSVTGGKHMDPLTQSVADLFRSDPALHVDVRYGGRVSLPGYYRRTKDWDLVVLYRSALVAAIEFKSQVGSFGNNFNNRSEEAIGNAADIWRAYEEGVFGPVRPWLGFVMLVEDAKRSTTPLGNPPALFSTDEVFRDTSYLDRYRILMQRLVRQKQYDAAVVASTRQGEGVIDEPVFDLSFANFEAAVIARPAYIKALPETAFSAD from the coding sequence ATGCCTCCTGACTTCAGATGGAATGCTCCGATTGAGTTGTTCTGGGACGTACGTCATCAGCAAACCCAGCGGCAGGTGGACGCTGGACTTGTTGATGCGGGTACCCGAGGGTCCGTGACCGGTGGGAAGCATATGGATCCTCTGACCCAGTCGGTGGCGGATCTATTTCGCAGCGATCCTGCTCTTCACGTGGACGTGCGTTATGGAGGCAGGGTCAGTCTGCCGGGCTACTATCGTCGAACCAAGGACTGGGATCTCGTCGTGCTCTACCGAAGTGCATTGGTAGCCGCGATTGAATTCAAGTCACAGGTCGGGAGCTTCGGGAACAATTTCAACAATCGAAGCGAAGAAGCCATTGGGAATGCGGCCGATATCTGGCGCGCGTACGAGGAAGGCGTCTTCGGCCCGGTTCGTCCCTGGTTGGGATTCGTCATGCTTGTCGAGGATGCCAAGCGTTCGACTACTCCGCTCGGCAATCCTCCTGCTTTATTCTCAACCGATGAGGTTTTCCGGGATACGAGCTACCTCGACCGATACCGCATTCTGATGCAGCGTTTGGTGCGCCAGAAGCAGTACGACGCCGCTGTGGTCGCTTCGACCAGGCAAGGCGAAGGCGTCATTGACGAACCGGTGTTTGATCTTTCCTTTGCAAATTTTGAAGCGGCGGTGATCGCCCGACCTGCCTACATCAAGGCCTTGCCGGAGACGGCCTTCTCTGCCGATTGA
- the glpA gene encoding anaerobic glycerol-3-phosphate dehydrogenase subunit GlpA yields the protein MRTLDCDVVVVGGGSTGTGVVRDVAMRGYSAILVDRADLGQGTTGRYHGLLHSGGRYVVSDPRSATECAEENAIVTRIHASAVEATGGLFVVTPEDDLDFSDKFWAGCHDTGVPVEEISVAEALRREPRVNPGIKRAFAVEDGTVDGWQLVWGAARSAQEYGAKILTYHTVTGIEVSDSAVTAVSCTDRRSGDELTINCRFVINAAGAWAHHIAEMAGCHDVEVVPGRGIMIAMNHRLVNTVVNRCIYPADGDILVPVHTVSIIGTTDVRADDPDKLAIPHDEVQQMFDSGETLIPGFRKARALHAWSGARPLVKDARVSAQDTRHMSRGMSILDHQSRDGVSGILTIAGGKLTTYRLMAKNIVDVMCEQLGDQRECRTADEPVPGSTDGHNYVVTHRLHDREQDRREDQIICECELMSRTMLTDAMHADPKSSMDDLRRHLRLGMGPCQGGFCSLRATGIACSEGILDADGANLRLHEFLSNRWIGLWPILHGDQVRQTALDEWIFQGLLDVEHLPEPSTVLEPVPLDAATPPESTTGAANKKSEVAR from the coding sequence ATGCGCACCTTGGACTGCGATGTGGTGGTGGTGGGCGGCGGTTCCACCGGAACGGGCGTGGTGCGCGATGTCGCCATGCGGGGGTACTCGGCGATCCTGGTCGATCGCGCCGACCTGGGCCAAGGGACCACCGGCCGTTACCACGGACTGTTGCATTCAGGCGGACGATATGTCGTGAGCGATCCACGCTCGGCGACCGAGTGCGCAGAAGAGAATGCGATCGTCACGCGTATCCACGCGAGCGCGGTGGAAGCCACCGGCGGCCTGTTCGTGGTCACTCCCGAGGATGATCTCGATTTCTCCGACAAGTTCTGGGCCGGCTGCCACGATACCGGCGTGCCCGTCGAAGAGATCAGCGTCGCCGAAGCGCTGCGACGGGAGCCCCGAGTCAATCCGGGCATCAAGCGGGCCTTCGCCGTCGAGGACGGCACCGTCGACGGCTGGCAGTTGGTATGGGGAGCCGCGCGATCGGCCCAGGAGTATGGCGCAAAAATTCTGACCTACCACACGGTGACGGGGATCGAGGTCAGCGACTCGGCGGTCACGGCGGTCAGCTGTACCGACCGGCGCAGCGGCGACGAACTCACCATCAACTGCCGCTTCGTCATCAATGCAGCCGGTGCCTGGGCGCATCACATCGCCGAAATGGCGGGCTGCCACGACGTCGAAGTGGTGCCGGGACGCGGCATCATGATCGCCATGAATCACCGGCTGGTCAACACCGTCGTCAATCGCTGCATCTATCCGGCCGACGGAGACATCCTGGTGCCGGTGCACACGGTCTCGATCATCGGCACGACCGATGTGCGCGCCGACGATCCGGACAAGCTCGCGATCCCGCATGACGAAGTACAGCAGATGTTCGACTCCGGCGAGACGCTGATTCCGGGCTTCCGCAAGGCGCGCGCGTTGCACGCCTGGTCGGGTGCGCGTCCCTTGGTGAAGGACGCGCGGGTGTCCGCTCAAGACACCCGGCACATGTCTCGCGGCATGTCGATCCTCGACCACCAGTCTCGAGACGGCGTTTCGGGCATCCTGACCATCGCCGGCGGTAAGTTGACCACCTATCGGCTGATGGCCAAGAACATCGTCGACGTGATGTGCGAGCAACTCGGTGACCAGCGCGAATGCCGTACCGCCGATGAACCGGTGCCGGGATCGACCGATGGCCATAATTACGTGGTCACTCACCGGTTGCACGATCGCGAGCAGGACCGCCGCGAGGACCAGATCATCTGCGAATGCGAATTGATGAGCCGTACGATGCTCACCGACGCGATGCACGCCGATCCGAAGTCCAGCATGGACGACCTGCGCCGCCATCTCCGGTTGGGAATGGGGCCTTGCCAGGGAGGATTCTGCAGCCTACGGGCGACGGGCATCGCCTGTTCCGAAGGAATCCTTGACGCGGATGGCGCGAACCTGAGACTGCACGAATTCTTGTCCAACCGCTGGATCGGGCTGTGGCCCATCCTGCACGGCGACCAGGTGCGGCAAACCGCATTGGACGAATGGATCTTCCAGGGACTGCTCGACGTTGAGCACCTGCCCGAGCCCTCGACCGTATTGGAGCCGGTGCCATTAGACGCAGCCACTCCTCCCGAGTCAACGACCGGGGCAGCCAACAAGAAGTCGGAGGTGGCGCGATGA
- a CDS encoding anaerobic glycerol-3-phosphate dehydrogenase subunit C, with the protein MSTKKDPKQLTQAERDERDTERAERLVTSQQGPKFLALNTKEPDIFAAQRLNRASLDHCVKCTICETQCPVSAVTPLFSGPKYVGPQAERFRHGESVDHSLDYCSSCGICTLSCPQGVQIAELNSMARAVMKADHMPIRDMLIGETVMMGKLMTPIAPVARAALNNKPIRIVMEKAVGVHRDAPMPTPQNQSFVGWAKHHKRPNTRVTRGPVVFFHGCAGGYFEVQTSIHTVEVLEYLGYEVIIPAQGCCGLAQQSNGLFTGARKTVRKLCKQLRAAGKDLTIISSSGSCAGMLKHEAHEIMGVDDPELIDVGTRLRETSEFLMELEDEGTLPHTFGRLDMTVPYHAPCQLKGQGMGMPAIRLLELIPGLKVVESGQACCGIAGTYGLKKEKYDVAQAVGQALFDMVIDTNPELAVCDTETCRWQITKSTGVPTVHPISLIHRAYGLDKDNSHR; encoded by the coding sequence ATGAGCACCAAGAAGGATCCGAAGCAACTCACCCAGGCCGAGCGCGACGAGCGCGACACCGAACGTGCCGAACGCCTGGTCACCTCACAGCAGGGGCCGAAGTTCTTGGCCCTGAACACCAAGGAACCGGATATCTTCGCGGCCCAGCGCCTCAACCGGGCGAGCCTCGATCACTGCGTCAAATGCACGATCTGCGAGACCCAGTGCCCGGTATCGGCGGTCACCCCGCTGTTCTCCGGGCCCAAATACGTGGGCCCCCAGGCCGAACGGTTCCGCCACGGCGAATCCGTTGATCATTCGCTCGATTACTGCTCCAGCTGCGGCATCTGTACGTTGAGCTGCCCGCAGGGTGTGCAGATCGCCGAACTGAACTCGATGGCGCGGGCCGTGATGAAGGCCGACCACATGCCGATCCGCGACATGCTGATCGGCGAGACGGTGATGATGGGCAAGCTGATGACTCCGATCGCCCCGGTCGCCAGGGCTGCTCTCAACAACAAGCCGATCCGTATCGTCATGGAGAAAGCAGTCGGGGTGCACCGTGATGCACCGATGCCCACACCGCAGAATCAGTCCTTCGTCGGCTGGGCCAAACATCACAAGCGCCCCAATACTCGCGTCACGCGTGGGCCGGTGGTGTTCTTCCATGGCTGCGCGGGCGGCTACTTCGAAGTGCAAACCTCGATTCATACCGTCGAAGTTCTTGAATACCTCGGCTATGAGGTCATCATTCCAGCCCAGGGTTGCTGCGGGCTGGCGCAGCAGTCGAACGGCTTGTTCACGGGAGCCCGCAAGACCGTCCGCAAGCTGTGCAAGCAGTTGCGTGCCGCGGGGAAGGACCTGACGATCATCTCATCGTCCGGATCGTGTGCCGGGATGCTCAAACACGAGGCGCACGAGATCATGGGGGTGGACGATCCGGAGCTGATCGATGTGGGCACCAGACTTCGCGAAACCTCCGAGTTCTTGATGGAACTGGAAGACGAGGGCACTCTCCCCCACACCTTCGGACGTTTGGATATGACGGTGCCCTATCATGCACCCTGTCAGCTCAAGGGTCAGGGAATGGGAATGCCCGCCATTCGGCTGCTGGAGCTCATTCCGGGATTGAAGGTCGTCGAATCCGGGCAGGCCTGTTGCGGAATTGCCGGCACCTATGGGCTGAAGAAAGAGAAGTATGACGTAGCCCAGGCGGTCGGTCAAGCACTTTTCGATATGGTGATCGACACGAACCCTGAACTCGCGGTCTGCGACACCGAAACCTGCCGGTGGCAGATCACGAAATCGACCGGTGTTCCCACCGTTCATCCCATTTCGCTGATTCACCGCGCCTACGGGCTGGATAAGGACAACTCACACAGGTGA
- a CDS encoding GntR family transcriptional regulator, with protein MIEEGRPLFVQIAEGIEDSIIGGSLAEDTKAPSTNELAAFYRINPATAAKGITMLIDKGVLYKRRGIGMFVAPGARDLLLTERRTAFAERFIDPLLTEARTLGLGPEDLARLVSERAAITKEGTPR; from the coding sequence ATGATCGAAGAGGGACGGCCGCTCTTCGTGCAGATCGCGGAGGGCATCGAAGACTCGATCATCGGCGGCAGCCTGGCCGAGGACACCAAAGCACCGTCGACCAACGAGTTGGCCGCCTTCTATCGCATCAATCCGGCCACCGCAGCCAAGGGGATCACGATGCTCATCGATAAGGGCGTGCTGTACAAGCGGCGCGGAATCGGCATGTTCGTCGCCCCCGGTGCCCGCGACCTACTGCTCACCGAGCGGCGTACGGCCTTCGCCGAACGCTTCATCGATCCGCTACTCACCGAGGCCCGCACACTCGGGCTCGGGCCCGAAGACCTCGCCCGGCTCGTCAGCGAGCGGGCAGCCATCACCAAGGAAGGAACGCCGCGATGA
- a CDS encoding Eco57I restriction-modification methylase domain-containing protein, whose protein sequence is MSTSVVPAGTRNYGEVFTRRWVVETLLDLTGYVPSRDLGGLTAVEPSAGSGAFLIPMIERLAESAVRHGHKLGQFRDAIRAWELQERNVRKLRETVRTTLVRAGVSQLDARSLAKTWIIEGDFLLPDGDDLLTLETTPITADFVLGNPPYVRFDDIDDALSKEYRRRWITMQGRGDIYIGFFERGLRMLRPGGRLGFICADRWMRNSYGAGLRALIADHYAVETLWQMHDVDAFETQVSAYPAITVLANRKQGELTVLNAGAGFGPESAREACAFIGSDNGQTSGTGFVAGRLTDWFDGPDLWPAGGPDQIRLLEDLNDRFPALEQTGGDTRISIGVATGADKAFVVSPGSVDVEEDRLLPIVMADDIRSGRIAEPKKVLINPWDKDGKLVDIKCYPRMATALANSPSVTRRFVAKKNPATWYRTIDKVYPGLADQPKLLLQDMKAQITPVYEPGGLYPHHNLYYIISSGWDLEVLGGLLLSRIAEAFINAYGVKMRGGTLRFQAQYLRKIRVPAPEDIPAMISNRLREAFRSYDRDAATRAAEAAYGLPEGHL, encoded by the coding sequence GTGAGCACGAGCGTAGTCCCGGCGGGGACCCGGAATTACGGCGAAGTTTTCACCCGGCGCTGGGTGGTCGAGACACTGTTGGACCTGACCGGGTATGTGCCGTCGCGTGACCTTGGCGGGCTAACTGCGGTCGAACCGTCAGCTGGCTCCGGCGCATTCTTGATCCCGATGATCGAGCGCTTGGCCGAAAGTGCAGTGCGGCACGGGCACAAATTGGGCCAATTCCGCGACGCGATCCGCGCTTGGGAATTGCAGGAGCGCAATGTCAGGAAGCTTCGCGAGACCGTTCGTACCACTCTCGTCCGGGCAGGCGTATCTCAGCTGGATGCGCGGAGTCTTGCGAAGACCTGGATCATTGAAGGTGACTTCCTGCTTCCAGACGGCGATGATCTTCTGACGTTGGAAACCACTCCGATTACGGCTGATTTCGTCCTGGGTAATCCGCCCTATGTCCGATTCGATGACATCGATGACGCCCTGTCCAAGGAATACCGTCGGCGTTGGATCACGATGCAGGGACGCGGGGACATCTATATTGGGTTCTTCGAGCGCGGACTGAGGATGCTACGTCCAGGTGGAAGGCTCGGGTTCATTTGTGCCGATCGGTGGATGCGGAACTCATATGGTGCGGGGCTGCGAGCATTAATCGCCGACCATTACGCGGTCGAAACCCTATGGCAGATGCATGACGTGGATGCATTCGAGACGCAGGTAAGCGCTTACCCCGCCATCACAGTGCTCGCCAATCGCAAGCAAGGCGAGTTGACGGTGCTGAATGCCGGCGCGGGGTTCGGGCCTGAATCGGCCCGTGAAGCGTGTGCGTTCATCGGCTCAGATAACGGTCAAACGTCGGGCACAGGATTCGTGGCTGGCAGGTTAACAGACTGGTTCGATGGACCCGATCTCTGGCCTGCAGGGGGACCAGATCAAATTCGCCTCCTCGAGGACCTCAATGACCGCTTTCCGGCTCTTGAACAAACAGGTGGAGATACACGGATCTCGATCGGCGTCGCCACGGGCGCGGACAAGGCATTCGTCGTCAGTCCTGGGTCCGTGGATGTGGAGGAAGATCGGCTGCTGCCCATCGTTATGGCAGACGATATCCGGTCGGGCCGAATCGCAGAGCCGAAGAAGGTCTTGATCAATCCCTGGGACAAAGACGGAAAGCTCGTCGACATCAAGTGCTATCCACGTATGGCCACGGCCCTCGCCAACAGCCCCAGCGTGACTAGGCGCTTTGTAGCGAAAAAGAATCCAGCCACCTGGTATCGGACGATCGACAAGGTCTATCCTGGTCTGGCCGATCAGCCAAAGCTGTTGCTTCAGGACATGAAGGCACAGATCACCCCGGTATACGAGCCCGGTGGGTTGTATCCACATCACAACCTGTACTACATAATTTCGTCCGGTTGGGATCTAGAGGTGCTGGGTGGACTGCTCTTATCGCGAATTGCTGAAGCATTTATTAATGCTTATGGCGTGAAAATGCGTGGTGGAACCCTGCGTTTTCAGGCGCAGTACCTGAGGAAAATTCGCGTGCCTGCACCGGAAGATATTCCTGCGATGATCTCCAATCGATTACGGGAGGCTTTCAGGAGTTATGACCGAGATGCCGCTACCCGTGCGGCAGAAGCAGCCTACGGACTGCCGGAGGGGCATCTTTAG
- a CDS encoding MIP/aquaporin family protein — MFLTPLVVSSLGEAFISEFVGTAILLLLGVGVVANNLLGKTKGNGTGFLFVNFGWGIAVMAGVYFASATGGHLNPAVTAGVVVRELILGNSIDWALVGVYVVAQILGSLLGAFLAWLAYKNHYDEDVDPALKLGTFATGPEIRKPFWNYLTEVIATFVLVGWVIVAGLQDPNGNAWMPLGVTLIIVGIGASLGGPTGYAINPVRDLGPRIIHAIVPIKGKGSSDWGYAWIPIAGPLSGGILAAIIIVPIYLAVGTLPADSAPFFQLVAK; from the coding sequence ATGTTTCTGACACCCCTGGTCGTCTCCTCTCTTGGAGAGGCTTTTATTTCAGAATTCGTAGGGACAGCGATCCTGCTGCTCTTGGGCGTTGGAGTTGTCGCTAATAATTTGCTCGGGAAAACGAAAGGAAATGGAACCGGCTTCCTCTTCGTGAACTTCGGCTGGGGCATTGCGGTTATGGCCGGTGTCTATTTCGCCAGCGCCACCGGTGGGCATCTGAATCCCGCCGTCACCGCCGGGGTGGTCGTCCGTGAACTTATCTTGGGTAATTCGATCGACTGGGCGCTCGTGGGTGTGTACGTGGTTGCGCAAATTCTCGGCTCGTTGCTCGGTGCCTTCCTCGCGTGGCTGGCCTACAAGAACCACTATGACGAGGATGTCGATCCGGCGCTGAAGCTCGGCACCTTCGCCACCGGACCGGAGATTCGCAAGCCGTTCTGGAACTACCTCACCGAGGTCATTGCTACCTTCGTGCTGGTTGGCTGGGTCATCGTCGCGGGTCTGCAAGATCCCAACGGCAACGCATGGATGCCTCTCGGTGTGACCTTGATCATCGTCGGTATCGGCGCTTCGCTCGGTGGCCCGACCGGATACGCCATCAACCCGGTCCGTGACCTCGGCCCGCGCATCATCCACGCCATCGTTCCCATCAAGGGCAAGGGCTCGTCCGACTGGGGTTACGCCTGGATTCCGATCGCCGGCCCGCTGAGCGGTGGCATCCTGGCCGCGATCATCATCGTGCCGATCTATCTTGCCGTGGGCACTCTGCCGGCCGATTCGGCGCCCTTCTTCCAGCTGGTCGCGAAGTAA
- the glpB gene encoding glycerol-3-phosphate dehydrogenase subunit GlpB, which translates to MNDVVVIGAGVAGLLAAARLVDQGAKVSVVTFGIGGLQLSHGGFDVLGYAPERVDRPFDVLDDFIAANPGHPYALLGTEAVRTGTDYAASFFGDLLAGNDGRNWLLPTAVGALRPTYLASPTMVASDVRADHDPVVVAGVRELKDFPADLIAGNLAAQQVPARAVEISLQPRGNEADPSALSYARAMDRPEFRARFAKALSAQLLAGEKVLVPAVAGYRDPRAFADLGERIGHTIAEIPMPPPGVPGMRLNEYASRRLQDLRVRWILGARVVDIHGDGGRATSVDAATSGHITTLSADAFVYAPGGFESGALTLDSYGEVHETHLGLPVRVPDGQLIGPDRRAEQPLFRSGVAVDDKMRVLDADDRPVFANLFAAGGILAGAMRWSEKSGEGIAAASAVRAADAIGDLA; encoded by the coding sequence ATGAACGACGTCGTGGTTATCGGTGCCGGTGTCGCCGGTCTGCTCGCGGCGGCACGGCTGGTCGATCAGGGCGCCAAGGTGAGCGTCGTCACTTTCGGCATCGGTGGTCTGCAACTGTCCCATGGCGGGTTCGACGTGCTCGGGTATGCACCGGAGCGGGTCGATCGTCCATTCGATGTGCTGGACGACTTCATTGCCGCGAATCCCGGACACCCCTACGCTCTGCTGGGGACCGAGGCAGTGCGCACCGGCACAGATTATGCGGCGAGCTTCTTCGGTGATCTGCTGGCAGGCAATGACGGACGCAACTGGCTGCTGCCCACCGCTGTCGGCGCATTGCGTCCCACCTACCTGGCCTCGCCGACCATGGTGGCCTCTGACGTGCGTGCCGATCACGATCCGGTGGTGGTGGCCGGTGTCCGCGAGCTCAAAGACTTTCCGGCCGACCTGATCGCAGGCAACCTGGCGGCCCAGCAGGTACCGGCCCGCGCGGTCGAGATCTCGCTGCAGCCCCGGGGCAACGAGGCCGATCCGTCAGCACTCAGCTATGCACGCGCGATGGATCGTCCCGAGTTCAGGGCGCGTTTCGCGAAAGCGTTGAGCGCGCAATTGCTGGCTGGTGAGAAGGTGCTGGTGCCGGCGGTCGCCGGCTACCGCGATCCCCGGGCTTTCGCCGACCTCGGTGAACGCATCGGCCACACCATCGCCGAGATACCCATGCCGCCGCCGGGTGTGCCGGGCATGCGGCTCAACGAATATGCCAGCAGACGCCTGCAGGATTTGCGGGTGCGCTGGATTCTCGGCGCTCGAGTGGTCGACATCCATGGCGACGGCGGCCGGGCAACGTCGGTCGATGCTGCAACCTCCGGCCACATCACTACGCTCAGCGCTGATGCATTCGTCTATGCCCCGGGTGGTTTCGAATCCGGCGCACTGACCCTGGATTCTTATGGCGAGGTACATGAGACACACCTCGGCCTGCCGGTACGCGTTCCCGACGGACAACTCATCGGACCGGACAGACGAGCCGAGCAGCCGCTGTTTCGCAGCGGGGTTGCCGTCGATGACAAGATGCGGGTGCTCGACGCGGACGACCGGCCGGTCTTTGCGAACCTCTTCGCCGCCGGTGGAATACTGGCCGGGGCAATGCGCTGGAGTGAGAAGTCGGGAGAAGGCATCGCGGCGGCGTCGGCCGTGCGCGCCGCGGACGCGATTGGAGATCTGGCATGA
- the glpK gene encoding glycerol kinase GlpK, with protein MFIMAIDQGTTSTRAIIFNHDGQIVSSGQLEHEQIFPRAGWVEHNPDEIRSNVNEVMGQALARARINRHQIAAVGITNQRETTMVWDRETGEPIYNAIVWQDTRTQKICDELAGDEGPDRFKDIVGLPLATYFAGPKIKWILDNVEGAREKAEAGKLAFGTMDSWVIWNLTGSQHGGLHITDVTNASRTMLMDIRTLEWDPGMCEAMGIPMSMLPEIRSCSEVYANGDKESLIIDTPIAGILGDQQAATFGQACFEKGMAKNTYGTGNFMLMNTGEEAVFSKNGLLTTVCYKIGDAKQVYALEGSIAVTGSLVQWLRDNLKIIASAPEIEELAASVENNGGAYFVPAFSGLFAPYWRSDARGAVVGLTRFCNRGHLARAVLEATAYQTRDVLEAMNADAGVPLAELRVDGGMTANNLLMQFQANQLDVNVVRPVVAETTALGAAYAAGIAVGFWEGEKDVVANWAEDKRWEPESGEENEAERERLYRNWKKAVSKTLDWVDDDVVE; from the coding sequence ATGTTCATCATGGCAATCGACCAGGGAACTACCAGCACGAGGGCCATCATTTTCAATCATGATGGCCAGATCGTGTCGAGCGGTCAGCTCGAGCATGAGCAGATCTTTCCGCGTGCCGGATGGGTCGAGCACAATCCGGACGAGATCCGCAGCAACGTCAACGAGGTGATGGGCCAGGCCCTCGCCCGGGCTCGTATCAACCGTCACCAGATCGCCGCCGTCGGCATCACCAATCAGCGCGAGACCACCATGGTCTGGGACCGCGAGACCGGCGAACCGATCTACAACGCGATCGTCTGGCAGGACACCCGCACCCAGAAGATCTGTGACGAACTGGCCGGGGACGAGGGCCCCGACCGCTTCAAGGACATCGTCGGCCTGCCGCTGGCGACGTATTTCGCCGGACCGAAGATCAAGTGGATTCTTGACAATGTGGAGGGTGCCCGCGAGAAGGCGGAGGCCGGCAAACTGGCATTCGGCACCATGGACTCCTGGGTGATCTGGAATCTCACGGGCAGCCAGCACGGCGGCCTGCACATCACCGATGTCACCAACGCTTCACGCACCATGCTGATGGATATCCGCACTCTGGAGTGGGATCCGGGCATGTGTGAGGCCATGGGCATCCCGATGTCGATGCTTCCCGAGATCAGGTCGTGTTCCGAGGTTTATGCGAACGGTGACAAGGAAAGCCTCATCATCGATACCCCGATCGCGGGCATCCTCGGTGATCAGCAGGCCGCCACCTTCGGCCAGGCCTGCTTCGAGAAGGGCATGGCCAAGAATACCTACGGCACCGGTAACTTCATGCTGATGAACACCGGCGAGGAGGCCGTCTTCTCGAAGAATGGTCTGCTGACGACCGTCTGCTACAAGATCGGGGACGCGAAGCAGGTCTACGCTCTCGAGGGCTCGATCGCTGTCACCGGTTCGCTGGTGCAGTGGCTGCGCGACAATCTGAAGATCATCGCGTCGGCTCCCGAGATCGAGGAGTTGGCCGCATCGGTCGAGAACAACGGCGGCGCCTACTTCGTGCCGGCCTTCTCGGGCCTGTTCGCACCCTACTGGCGTTCGGACGCCCGCGGCGCGGTGGTGGGCCTGACCCGCTTCTGCAACCGTGGCCATCTGGCACGCGCAGTGCTGGAGGCAACCGCCTACCAGACCCGGGATGTGTTGGAGGCCATGAACGCGGACGCGGGTGTGCCGCTGGCCGAGTTGCGTGTTGATGGCGGAATGACCGCCAACAACCTGTTGATGCAGTTCCAGGCGAATCAGCTGGACGTGAATGTGGTGCGTCCGGTGGTCGCAGAGACCACGGCGTTGGGCGCGGCCTACGCCGCGGGCATCGCGGTCGGCTTCTGGGAAGGCGAAAAGGATGTTGTCGCGAACTGGGCCGAGGACAAGCGCTGGGAGCCCGAGTCCGGTGAGGAGAACGAGGCCGAGCGCGAGCGTCTCTACCGCAACTGGAAGAAGGCAGTGTCGAAGACCCTCGACTGGGTCGACGACGACGTCGTCGAGTGA